From Halomarina ordinaria:
GGTCCCGTCATCTGCCTTGAACCTTCTTCCGGACACCAACGACTACTCAAGGGGTCGCCGGGTACCTCCGGCGATGACCGCGAACGCGAACCCGAGCGCGACCCCGGACGCGAGCGCGAGCGACGCAGACGAGTTCGAGGTCCCCGTCGAGGCCGTCGACTCCATCGACGTGGGCCCGGAGGGCGTCGACGCGCCGCAGTACGTCCTCTACGGCGGGAAGGGCGGCGTCGGCAAGACGACGATGGCGGCGGCGACGGCGCTCGCGAGCGCGAGCGACGGGACGCCCACGCTCGTCGTCTCGACGGACCCCGCTCACTCCCTCTCGGACGTCCTGGAGACACGCGTCCCGAGCGAACCCGGCCGGGTCCGGGACGACGTCCCCCTCTACGCCGTCGAAATCGACCCCGAGGCCGCCGAGTCGAACCCCTTCGAGCAGGGCTTCGGCGGCATGGACGACCTCGTCGGCGGCGCGGAGGCGAACCCCATGGGTGGCGGGGCGATGCCCGGCGCCGACGAGACGGCGGCGCTCCAGTTGCTCCTCGAGTATCTCGACGACGAACGCTTCGAGCGCGTCGTCGTCGACACCGCCCCGACGGGCCACACGCTCCGACTCCTCTCGCTGCCGGAGGCGCTCGACTCCATGGTCGGGCGCATCCTCGCCTTCCGCGAGCAGATGAGTGGGATGCTCGGCGAGATGCCCGGCCCCTTCGGAGACCCCGACGCCGGCGAGGGCCTCGACCAGTTGCGCGACCTCTCCGAGCGCATCCAGCGCCTCCGGCAGGCTCTCGAGGACCCCTCACGGACCGATTTCCGGGTCGTGATGCTCCCCGAGCGCCTGAGCGTCCTCGAGTCCGAGCGCCTCGTCTCGGACCTCGACGAGTTCGGCGTGCCCGCGCAGACGGTGGTCGTCAACCGCGTCACGGAGGACCTCTCGAACGTCATCGGCGAGGAGGCCGACGTCGACTGGTTCGTCAGGCCCGACACCGAGAACTGTGCGTTCTGCAAGCGGCGCTGGCAGAGCCAGCAGAAGGCGCTCCACCGGGCGCAGGAACTGTTCCGCTCGCGGGAGGTCAAGCGCGTCCCGATGTTCGCGGACGAGGTGAGCGGCGAGGCGATGTTGCGGGTCGTCGGCGCCTGTCTGGAGTAGCCGTCTCCCCTCGTTCTCCCTCGCGGTCTCTCACTCGACCAGCAGCACCCGCAGGTCGTTGACGTTCGTCGTGCTCTCCAGGTCGAGCAGCGCGTCGCGCGCCTCGAGGTAGGGGAAGGCGTCGTTGTCCGCGAGCGCGTCGCGGGCGGGTTCGGCCTCCTCGACGGTCGCGGCGTCCACGAGGGCACCCGCGACGTCCGTGCCGCCGTCGCGCCCGTCGGTGTCCACGCTGGCGAGCGTCACGCCCTCGGGGAGTTCGAGCGCCGCCGCGAGCGCGAACTCCTGGTTCGGGCCGCCCCGGCCGTCGCCGCGGACGGTGACGGTGCACTCCCCGCCGGAGAGGAGCGCTGTCGGCGGGTCGGCGGGGTCGCCAGCCGAGCGGCACTCCTCGGCGATGGCGACGTGTGCGAGCGCGCACTCGCGGGCCTCACCGCGCATCCCCGAGGCGAGGACGAGCGGGTCGTAGCCCGCGTCGGCGGCCACCGCCGCGGCCGCGTCGATGGCGGTCCGGGCGCCGGCGAGCAGGTGGGTGTGGACGTGCGAGGTGTCGACCGCCCGGTCCTGTTCCGCTGCTTGCCGCTCGGCGAGCGCCTCGCGGACGTTCTCGGGGACCTCGATGCCGTAGCGTTCGAGGACGGTCCCGGCGTCGAGGTCCGGGAGGTCCGGGCAGAACGGTCCGCTGGCGATGACCGCGGGGTCGTCGCCGACGACGTCGCTCACCAGCAGGGCGACGACCGACGCGGGCGCGGCGCGCTCGGCGAGGCCGCCGCCTTTCACCCGCGAGAGGCGTTTCCGGACGGCGTTGATGGCGTCGATAGGCGCGCCGCTCTCGACCAGCGCGCGCGTCGTCGTCTGCATGTCGGCGAGGGGGACGGTCGGCGCGACCAGCAGGGCGCTCGCGCCGCCGGTGACGGGCGCGAGCACGAGCGTCCGCTCGTCCGCGGTCTCGACGAGGTCGATGACGCGCTCGGTCGCCTCGACGCCCCGGTCGCTCGGGACGGGGTGGTCGCCGAGCGCGACCTCGACGCGCTCGGCCCCGGTGTCGCCGTCGGTGACGATCAGTCCCTCGTCGATGCGGTCCCCGAGGACGGCTTCGAGGCCGCGTGCCACCGCGGCGGCGGCCTTCCCGCCGCCGGCGACGACGACGCGGTCGTAGTCGGAGAGGTCGAACGTCGCCTCGCCGACGCGGAGCGTCTCGCCGTCCAGGGCGACCTGCTGGCGGACGGCCCGTTCGGGGTCGGCGGCGGCGATGCCGGCTTCGATGCAGTCCCGGGCGACGGTGTGTGGGTCGGACATGGCTCAGACCAGGCGGTTGAGGAGGCCGAAGGCGGTGTCGCGCGCGCCGTCGGGGAGGTAGCGCGCCTTCAGGCTCAGTTCGGCGAAGCCGCCGACCGGGTAGCGCGCCCGCGGGTCGGGCGTCACGGCGGCCTCGAGGACGGTGCGCGCGACCTGTTCGGGCGCGATGGCGACGGGGCTCTGCCCGCCGAAGACCTCGCTGTCGTCGTAGAGGCGGTAGACCGACTCGTAGGCGCCCGAGCGTTCGACACCGGCGAGTTCGCCGTTGGCCCGCTCGGCGAACGACGTCTCGACGGGGCCGGGTTCGACCAGCACCGCCTCGACGTCGTAGGGGGCGATTTCGTTGCGGAGGGCGTCGGTGAGTGCCTCGAGGGCGAACTTCGAGGCGGCGTAGGCGCCCATCCCGGGGGTGACGACGCGCCCGGCGACGCTGGAGACGTTGACGATGCGGCCCTCCTCGCGCTCGCGCATGTGCGGCAGGGCGGCGCGGACGACCCGGTGGGGGCCGTAGACGTTCACGTCGAACTGGCGGTGGAGCGCCGTCGTGGGGACGTCCTCGACGGGGCCGAACTGCCCGTAGCCGGCGTTGTTGACGACGCAGTCGAGGCGGCCCTGTTCCTCGATGACGGCGTCGACGGTCGCACGTACCTGCTCCTCGTCCGTGACGTCGAGGGCGGCGGTCTCACAGCCTCGCTCCGCGAGGTCGGCGACGGTCGCCGGGTCGCGGGCGGTCGCGTAGACGGTCCAGTCGTCGTCGTGGAAGGCGCGTGCGGTCTCCCGCCCGATGCCGGACGAACTGCCCGTGATGAGAACGGTCTTTGCCATGCCTTCGACACACACCCCCGTACCTTAAGAATCGGCGCTTCGCCTCCGCGGGGGAGGCGGTTCCGGGGGGGCGAGACGACCGGAAACGGCTCAGGCGTCGACGCGGCGCTTCACCTCGTCCGCGTAGGCGTCCGCCAGCCGCGTCGGTTCGGGGAGTTTGTACCCCCCGCGACAGGCGAGGACGACGTCGGCGGCCGTCTCGGCGCACATGCGGTGGCCGGGCGAGACGTACACCGGGTTGATGCGGTGGGAGGCCTCGAACTGGCGCGTCTGGACGGCGTGACCGATGACCGTCCCGTCGGGCGCGTCGACCCGGCCGTTCGCCTCGACGGCGACGCGCTCGCCCGCGGCGAGTTCGTCGGTGGGGGCGACGGGTCGCCCGCAGAGCAGGCTCTTCGCGACGCCCACCGCGGGGAGGTCGAGCGCGACGCCCATGTGCGTCGCCAGCCCCGCCTGCCGGAAGTGGATGCGGCCGCTCCCGTCGAACAGCGCGAGGTCGGGCGCGGTCGAGAGCGCCTCGAAGGCGTCGAGGACGGGGCCGCCCTCGCGGAAGGAGAGGAGCCCCGGGATGTAGGGGAAGTCGAGCGGCGAGACGCTGTGGGCGCGCTCGACCACCTCCTCGCCGCGGAGGACGACGACGACGCTCACGGCGCGGTCGTCGAGGAACGCCTGGTCGACGCCGGCGACGAGCGGGCCCTCCGGGCGGCCGACCCGGCGGGCGTCGAAGTCGAAATCGTCCTCGAAGCGGGCGCTCGCGGCGATGTCGCGCTGGAGCGCCTCCATCTCCTCGCGGGTGACCGAGGCGTCGGGACGGAACGCGGGGCGGGCGACCTCCATCGCTCAGAAGGGGCCGCGCCCGCGGCCGGGGCCGCCCATGTTGCCCCCGCCGAGCTGGAACTGGCCGGTCGCGCGGACGCCCTGTCGGCGGGCGTACTCGCCGTAGGCCAGACCGATGACGAGGCCGATGAGGTGGGCGAAGTGGGCGACGTTACCCATCACGTTGAACGTCGAGAAGACGCCGAACAGCGAGAGGCCGGCGTAGCCGAAGGTGAGCACCCAGATGGGGATGGGGATGAAGAAGTAGAGGTACACCTTCAGGTCCGGGTTCAGCACGGTGAGGACGCCGAGGATGGCCATGATGGCGCCGCTCGCGCCGAGGACGGCCGTCGGTTCGCCCATCAGGAGGCCGAGCGTGACCTGCGCGAGGCCGGCGGCGACGCCGCTGACGAGGAACAGCGCCGTGAACGCTCGCGACCCGACGTAGCGCTCGACGAGCGGGCCGAAGAAGAACAGCACGATGGCGTTCCCGAAGATGTGGAAGAAGCCCCGCGGGGAGTGCGAGAACACCGCCGTCACCCACGTCCAGACGTACTCGACGTTCTCGGAGGAGAGGACGAACAGCGTGGTGAACAGTTGTACGCCGCTGAACGCCAGCACCAGTTGCTCGGCGACGAACGTCAGGATGATGACGCCGAGGAAGAGGTACGAGACGTTCCCGCGGAAGTACGAGAGGGGGCCGCCGGTGCTCGTCACCCGCTCGCGGGCCTTGGCGACCCGGCTCTGCTCCTCGTTCACGCTGTCGTCGAAGCCGCTGTCGAAGACGCCGCTCGGGTCGCCCCAGTTCTGGAGGCCGGGGCAGTCGTGGGCTTCGGGGAGCCGATGGTCGCCGCAGAAGGTGCCGCCGCAGTGCCGACAACGGTACGGCAGGTTCTCCGGTTTCCCACACACGTCACACGTGGCCATTAGTCGGGAATACGAATCAGGCGGCAAAGGGGTTTGGGGTCCGCGTCGGCCGAGGACGCCGTCAGAGGGGCGGCTGCGGGTCGTAGTCCGGTCCGACGAGCACGGAGAGCGTCCGGTGACGCACCGACAGCGACAGCGACTCGCGCTCGGAGAGTTCGCCGTCGAGGCTCACCGCGACCGACCCGTCGAGGAAGGAGACGTCGGCGACCGACGCGTCGAAGCGCGTGACCCCCTCGGTGTCGCGGTCGAGCAGGCGGTGGACCGCCGCCTCGCGGACCACCTCGAAGGGCGCCAGCGACTCGGCGACCACCACCTCCAGCAGGCCGTCCTCGACGTCGCCCTGCCCGCCCGCGCCGGTGAAGCGACGGCTGTTGCCGACGAGCAGGCAGAGCGCGTCGCCCGTCCACGTCGCGTCGCCGTCGGGCGTCTCCATCGAGAGCGCGACGGGCTGGGGTTCGTAGGCGTCGGCGCTCCGGGCGGCGCTGACGAGGAAGGCGAGCGTGCCGAAGCGGCCCTTCAGTTCGGCGTCGGCCGCCCCGCTGACCTCGGCGGGGAACCCCGCGATGCAGGACATCACGAACGGGGTGCCGTCGGCGACGCCGACGTCGATGCGGCGGCGGCGGCCGGCGTCGACGACCTCGAACCCCGACCCTATCGACTCGATGCCGAGGTTCTCCGCGAAGAAGTTGGCCGTCCCCGCCGGGAGGACACCGAGCGTGACGGCGTCCAGCGCGCCGATGGCGTCGAGTTCGCGGACGACGGTGTTGACGGTGCCGTCGCCGCCGCAGGGGACGACCACACCGACGCCGTCGGCGACGGCGGCCCGGACTGCCCGGCGGGTGTCGGCCGCCGAGTCCGTCACGACCACCTCGTAGTCGCGTTCCGCTGCGGCCGCCCTGACTGGTTCGACGTGACCACCACCGCCGCTCGTCGGGTTCACGACGACGCGGACGCGGCTCCAGTCGAGTGCTGGTGTCGGTGACTCTGCGTCCGTCGGGTTCACGTCCCCGACTACCGGGCGGTCCGTCAAATCAGTCCCGACTGTCGTCGGGGCGCGACGCTCGTCCGAGGGGATTCACAGTCCCTCGAACGACCGGAGGCGC
This genomic window contains:
- a CDS encoding ArsA family ATPase; amino-acid sequence: MTANANPSATPDASASDADEFEVPVEAVDSIDVGPEGVDAPQYVLYGGKGGVGKTTMAAATALASASDGTPTLVVSTDPAHSLSDVLETRVPSEPGRVRDDVPLYAVEIDPEAAESNPFEQGFGGMDDLVGGAEANPMGGGAMPGADETAALQLLLEYLDDERFERVVVDTAPTGHTLRLLSLPEALDSMVGRILAFREQMSGMLGEMPGPFGDPDAGEGLDQLRDLSERIQRLRQALEDPSRTDFRVVMLPERLSVLESERLVSDLDEFGVPAQTVVVNRVTEDLSNVIGEEADVDWFVRPDTENCAFCKRRWQSQQKALHRAQELFRSREVKRVPMFADEVSGEAMLRVVGACLE
- a CDS encoding endonuclease V; the encoded protein is MEVARPAFRPDASVTREEMEALQRDIAASARFEDDFDFDARRVGRPEGPLVAGVDQAFLDDRAVSVVVVLRGEEVVERAHSVSPLDFPYIPGLLSFREGGPVLDAFEALSTAPDLALFDGSGRIHFRQAGLATHMGVALDLPAVGVAKSLLCGRPVAPTDELAAGERVAVEANGRVDAPDGTVIGHAVQTRQFEASHRINPVYVSPGHRMCAETAADVVLACRGGYKLPEPTRLADAYADEVKRRVDA
- a CDS encoding glycerate kinase type-2 family protein, whose amino-acid sequence is MSDPHTVARDCIEAGIAAADPERAVRQQVALDGETLRVGEATFDLSDYDRVVVAGGGKAAAAVARGLEAVLGDRIDEGLIVTDGDTGAERVEVALGDHPVPSDRGVEATERVIDLVETADERTLVLAPVTGGASALLVAPTVPLADMQTTTRALVESGAPIDAINAVRKRLSRVKGGGLAERAAPASVVALLVSDVVGDDPAVIASGPFCPDLPDLDAGTVLERYGIEVPENVREALAERQAAEQDRAVDTSHVHTHLLAGARTAIDAAAAVAADAGYDPLVLASGMRGEARECALAHVAIAEECRSAGDPADPPTALLSGGECTVTVRGDGRGGPNQEFALAAALELPEGVTLASVDTDGRDGGTDVAGALVDAATVEEAEPARDALADNDAFPYLEARDALLDLESTTNVNDLRVLLVE
- a CDS encoding rhomboid family intramembrane serine protease, with product MATCDVCGKPENLPYRCRHCGGTFCGDHRLPEAHDCPGLQNWGDPSGVFDSGFDDSVNEEQSRVAKARERVTSTGGPLSYFRGNVSYLFLGVIILTFVAEQLVLAFSGVQLFTTLFVLSSENVEYVWTWVTAVFSHSPRGFFHIFGNAIVLFFFGPLVERYVGSRAFTALFLVSGVAAGLAQVTLGLLMGEPTAVLGASGAIMAILGVLTVLNPDLKVYLYFFIPIPIWVLTFGYAGLSLFGVFSTFNVMGNVAHFAHLIGLVIGLAYGEYARRQGVRATGQFQLGGGNMGGPGRGRGPF
- a CDS encoding diacylglycerol/lipid kinase family protein, with protein sequence MNPTDAESPTPALDWSRVRVVVNPTSGGGGHVEPVRAAAAERDYEVVVTDSAADTRRAVRAAVADGVGVVVPCGGDGTVNTVVRELDAIGALDAVTLGVLPAGTANFFAENLGIESIGSGFEVVDAGRRRRIDVGVADGTPFVMSCIAGFPAEVSGAADAELKGRFGTLAFLVSAARSADAYEPQPVALSMETPDGDATWTGDALCLLVGNSRRFTGAGGQGDVEDGLLEVVVAESLAPFEVVREAAVHRLLDRDTEGVTRFDASVADVSFLDGSVAVSLDGELSERESLSLSVRHRTLSVLVGPDYDPQPPL
- a CDS encoding SDR family oxidoreductase; translation: MAKTVLITGSSSGIGRETARAFHDDDWTVYATARDPATVADLAERGCETAALDVTDEEQVRATVDAVIEEQGRLDCVVNNAGYGQFGPVEDVPTTALHRQFDVNVYGPHRVVRAALPHMREREEGRIVNVSSVAGRVVTPGMGAYAASKFALEALTDALRNEIAPYDVEAVLVEPGPVETSFAERANGELAGVERSGAYESVYRLYDDSEVFGGQSPVAIAPEQVARTVLEAAVTPDPRARYPVGGFAELSLKARYLPDGARDTAFGLLNRLV